Proteins co-encoded in one Haladaptatus sp. ZSTT2 genomic window:
- a CDS encoding iron-containing alcohol dehydrogenase family protein, with protein sequence MTQQSQMWNVPNRVLFGAGVASQTGDYVERFGADTVLIVTDSGVRDAGVLAPILESLSEAGKTYEIFDGVEPDPTDTVVHAAADAYDDADADLLLGVGGGSSMDTAKAASILTTNDGHILDFEGSGNVPNPTPPSIYIPTTSGTGSEVGHWCIVKDSETNIKEEIGDVKLLADLALIDADLTKSAPPPVKAATGMDVLTHSVEAYVSIKAQSQTSALALDSIEKVGANLVRAVEYRGGDDDALANMARASTQAGMAFNGAGLGAVHALSHQVGGKFGVPHGLVNAIILPYVMEFNLPQVPEKMVEIADALGESIDEDEPARKEGYKAVRATRQLADDVRIPRTLEATAAKREAIPELAEQALSDGSLTGNPRITTQDDMERLLERAFDGVFEYEAILDE encoded by the coding sequence ATGACTCAACAATCTCAGATGTGGAACGTCCCCAACCGAGTCCTCTTCGGTGCGGGTGTGGCGTCCCAGACCGGCGATTATGTCGAACGATTCGGTGCAGACACCGTCCTCATCGTCACCGACAGCGGCGTCAGAGACGCGGGCGTGTTAGCGCCCATCCTCGAATCGCTTTCGGAGGCGGGCAAAACGTACGAAATCTTCGATGGAGTCGAACCCGACCCGACAGACACCGTCGTTCACGCGGCCGCAGACGCCTACGACGATGCGGACGCAGACCTCTTGCTCGGCGTCGGCGGCGGGTCGTCGATGGACACCGCGAAGGCCGCGAGCATCCTCACGACCAACGATGGCCACATCCTGGATTTCGAGGGGTCTGGAAACGTTCCGAACCCCACTCCACCAAGCATCTACATCCCGACGACCTCGGGCACGGGGAGTGAAGTTGGCCACTGGTGTATCGTGAAAGACTCAGAGACGAACATCAAAGAGGAGATTGGCGACGTCAAACTGCTCGCTGACCTCGCGCTCATCGACGCAGACCTGACGAAAAGCGCGCCGCCGCCGGTGAAAGCCGCGACCGGGATGGACGTGCTCACCCATTCCGTTGAGGCGTACGTCTCGATAAAAGCCCAAAGTCAGACCTCCGCGCTCGCGCTCGATTCAATCGAGAAAGTCGGCGCGAATCTGGTTCGGGCCGTCGAATATCGCGGGGGCGACGACGACGCGCTCGCGAACATGGCGCGCGCCAGCACCCAAGCGGGCATGGCGTTCAACGGGGCGGGACTCGGCGCGGTACACGCGCTCTCCCACCAAGTGGGCGGTAAATTCGGCGTCCCGCACGGCCTCGTAAACGCGATTATCCTCCCGTACGTGATGGAGTTCAACCTCCCGCAGGTACCAGAGAAGATGGTGGAAATCGCGGACGCGCTCGGTGAGTCCATCGACGAGGACGAACCCGCGCGCAAAGAGGGGTACAAAGCCGTGCGTGCCACCCGACAGCTCGCAGACGACGTTCGGATTCCGCGAACGCTCGAAGCGACGGCCGCAAAGCGCGAAGCCATCCCCGAACTCGCAGAACAGGCGCTTTCGGATGGCAGTCTCACGGGGAACCCGCGCATCACGACGCAAGACGATATGGAACGTCTCCTCGAACGCGCGTTCGACGGCGTCTTCGAATACGAAGCCATTCTCGACGAATGA
- the gcvT gene encoding glycine cleavage system aminomethyltransferase GcvT produces MSLRESPLGAIHREHDAKMTDFGGWAMPVKYTSITHEHDAVRNAVGIFDVSHMGEVFVSGPDATELMNRLTTNDVADLSAGDAQYACITREDGIIVDDTVVYLLPDGETYLFIPNAGHDEEMEARWRDHAAQWDLSVTIENRTLSTGMVAVQGPHAVKRVNEEASTDVSALGRFSVCETAIGGVECHVARTGYTGEDGFEIVFDADDAAALWNTFEGVQPCGLGARDTLRLEAGLLLSGQDFHPETEPRTPFEAGLGFVVSLDTEFVGRDALVDADPDQSMVGIELDGRGVPRAGCSVLKADEHVGELTSGTMSPTLDLPIGIGYVDADVAEPGTDVEIDIRGRSIPAIVETPRFLQRHQ; encoded by the coding sequence ATGAGCCTACGCGAGTCACCACTCGGGGCCATCCACCGCGAGCACGACGCGAAAATGACGGACTTTGGCGGCTGGGCGATGCCCGTCAAATACACCTCGATTACCCACGAACACGACGCCGTCCGCAATGCAGTCGGCATCTTCGACGTGAGTCATATGGGTGAGGTGTTCGTCTCGGGGCCGGACGCGACGGAACTCATGAACCGGCTCACGACAAACGACGTGGCCGACCTTTCTGCCGGCGACGCCCAGTACGCCTGTATCACCCGCGAAGACGGCATCATCGTAGACGACACGGTGGTGTATCTGCTCCCCGACGGCGAGACGTACCTGTTCATCCCGAACGCGGGTCACGACGAGGAGATGGAAGCCCGATGGCGCGACCATGCAGCCCAGTGGGACCTTTCGGTCACCATCGAGAATCGCACGCTGTCGACCGGCATGGTCGCCGTACAGGGGCCACACGCCGTCAAACGGGTGAACGAAGAAGCGTCCACTGACGTGTCTGCGCTCGGCCGGTTTTCCGTCTGTGAAACCGCTATCGGCGGCGTCGAGTGCCACGTTGCGCGGACGGGCTACACCGGTGAAGACGGCTTCGAAATCGTGTTCGACGCCGACGATGCAGCGGCGCTCTGGAACACCTTCGAGGGAGTACAGCCCTGTGGACTCGGGGCGCGCGACACCTTACGCCTCGAAGCCGGCCTGCTCCTCTCTGGACAGGATTTCCACCCCGAAACCGAACCACGGACGCCCTTCGAAGCAGGCCTCGGGTTCGTCGTTTCTCTCGACACCGAGTTCGTTGGCCGAGACGCACTCGTAGACGCAGACCCCGACCAGTCGATGGTCGGCATCGAACTCGACGGACGGGGTGTGCCTCGCGCAGGATGTTCGGTCCTCAAAGCAGACGAGCACGTCGGGGAACTCACGAGCGGGACGATGAGTCCGACGCTCGACCTTCCAATCGGGATTGGCTACGTTGACGCCGACGTGGCCGAACCCGGCACCGACGTCGAAATCGACATTCGGGGGCGTTCGATTCCCGCCATCGTCGAAACGCCGCGATTCTTACAACGACACCAGTAA